The window CAAAATTTGGTATAAAGTCGACAGTGTTTTTTTCGATATCCAACAACATTTCTTCGGCAATCAGGTTCATTCTTACTTCAGTATATCTCATGGCTGCTGGTGGATCGCCATCGATCGATCCAAAATTTCCGTGCCCATCAACCAAAGAGTAACGATAGGTAAAAGGTTGGGCCATTCGAACTAAGGTATCATATATAGCCATATCACCATGAGGATGATACTTTCCCAGAACATCGCCAACAATTCGAGCGCTTTTTTTGTACGGTAAATTGTGCCTAATACCCATTTCATTCATCGCAAACAGAATTCGGCGTTGTACGGGTTTCAGCCCATCTCGAGCATCAGGCAATGCCCTTCCAACAATAACGCTCATAGCATAATTTAAATAAGCATCTTTCATTTCATCTTTTACGTCTACAGGAATAATATTCCCCTTATCTTCCGGCATTTAATTCCTCCAAGATTATCTCTTTGAATTATATGTCTATGTTAACTACTTCATGAGCATGCTCACGGATAAACTCACGACGTGGATCAACAGCATCTCCCATTAAAATGCTAAATATTTCCTCAGCTTCAATACCATCCTCAATAGAAACCTGCTTGAGAGTTCTAGTTTTGGGATCCATCGCTGTTTCCCAGAGCTGTTCTGGATTCATTTCTCCTAAGCCTTTATAGCGTTGAATAGTGTATTTTTTGTTTTTAAAGTCTTTTAATATTTTTTCTAATTCTTTATCACTATAAGCATAAGCATCTTTTTTATTATCCCTTATTCGATAGAGCGGTGGAAGGGCAATATAAATTTTTCCATTTTCTATGAGTGGCTTCATGTATCGGTAAAAAAAGGTTAACAATAAAGTACGGATATGGGCACCATCTACATCAGCATCGGTCATAATTATCACTTTATAGTAGCGTAATTTATCAATGACAAAGTCAAATCCAATTCCACATCCTAAGGCAGCAACAATGTTGCGGATTTCAGCGTTGGAAAGAATTTTATGAAGGTTTGCCTTCTCAACGTTGAGAATTTTCCCCCTTAGGGGTAGAATTGCCTGGAAACGGCGATCTCTTCCTTGTTTTGCTGAGCCTCCTGCCGAATCTCCCTCAACTATAAATATTTCCGATTCCTTGGGATCCCGACTTGAACAATCCGCTAATTTCCCAGGGAGACTGGATGAGTCGATGCTGTTCTTTTTTCGAGCTAATTCGCGGGCTTTACGAGCAGCTTCACGGGCCCTTGCCGCTTGAATTATTTTTTCGCATATAGCTTTAGCCACATCAGGATTTTCTTCTAAGAAGGAAGAAAGATAGCTATATGTAACTTCCTCCACAATACCTTTAACCTCTATGTTTCCAAGCTTGGTTTTAGTCTGCCCTTCAAACTGTGGTTCAGGGACAAGAACACTAATTACTGCACATAGCCCCTCTCGAATGTCGTTTCCGGTCGGCATTTCCTCTTTTTCTTTTATAAGCTGATAACGTTCTATATATTCTGAGAATGATCTATTTATCGCCAACTTGAAACCGCTTACGTGACTACCACCTTCTATGGTATTAATATTATTGGTAAAAGAAATAAGGTTTTCCAAGTAGCTGTCGTTATATTGAAAAGCAACCTCAACTTTTACTTCATCCTTTTCACCTTTAAGAAAAATTGGATCGTTATGTACAACGTTTTTACCTCGGTTCAAATAGCTAACAAGAGACTTTATTCCACCGTGATAACAATACTCTTTTTCTTTTTCGTTACGTTCATCTTTTAAACAAATTTTTAGACCTTCATTGAGAAAGGCTAGTTCTTTTAACCTTTGAGCTAAAATATCAAAGTGAAAATTGCGATCTGGGAATATTTCGGGGTCGGGAAGAAAACGAATTACCGTTCCTGTGTGGTTAGTAAGACCGGCATCGACCAAATCATTTATCGGTTTACCCCGCTCATACCTTTGTCGCCAAATTTTTTGGTTTTGGTGGATTTCTACCTCTAACCATTCTGATAAAGCATTTACAACGGATACTCCCACCCCGTGGAGACCGCCGGATATTTTATAGGAGTATCGATCAAACTTCCCTCCAGCATGGAGTTTGGTGAGGACTACCTCTACTGCTGAACGGCCAACCTTTTGATGAACTCCAACTGGAATTCCTCTCCCATTATCCTGCACCATCACACTGCCTTCTTTTTGAATTGTTACAATTATCTCATCACAATATCCCATTAATGCTTCATCCACGCTATTGTCAACAACTTCAAACACAAGATGGTGGAGGCCTTCTACTGATGTATTCCCAATATACATGGATGGTCGTTTTCTAACTGCCTCTAAACCTTCTAAAACCTGTATCTGCTCTGCTCCATAGTTTTTTATATCATTTTTTCTTGGTTCTTCCAAAATCTTTCACCTCATAAATCATTGGTATTATAGATCAGTCGTCTTTTCGATAAAGGGAAAATAAATTTAATTTTTCTATTTTTTCCCTATCCCACGGATTTTTACTTTTTTTACCATTAATCCTTTTTCCTGATAGATTCTGCAA of the Candidatus Atribacteria bacterium ADurb.Bin276 genome contains:
- the gyrB gene encoding DNA gyrase subunit B gives rise to the protein MEEPRKNDIKNYGAEQIQVLEGLEAVRKRPSMYIGNTSVEGLHHLVFEVVDNSVDEALMGYCDEIIVTIQKEGSVMVQDNGRGIPVGVHQKVGRSAVEVVLTKLHAGGKFDRYSYKISGGLHGVGVSVVNALSEWLEVEIHQNQKIWRQRYERGKPINDLVDAGLTNHTGTVIRFLPDPEIFPDRNFHFDILAQRLKELAFLNEGLKICLKDERNEKEKEYCYHGGIKSLVSYLNRGKNVVHNDPIFLKGEKDEVKVEVAFQYNDSYLENLISFTNNINTIEGGSHVSGFKLAINRSFSEYIERYQLIKEKEEMPTGNDIREGLCAVISVLVPEPQFEGQTKTKLGNIEVKGIVEEVTYSYLSSFLEENPDVAKAICEKIIQAARAREAARKARELARKKNSIDSSSLPGKLADCSSRDPKESEIFIVEGDSAGGSAKQGRDRRFQAILPLRGKILNVEKANLHKILSNAEIRNIVAALGCGIGFDFVIDKLRYYKVIIMTDADVDGAHIRTLLLTFFYRYMKPLIENGKIYIALPPLYRIRDNKKDAYAYSDKELEKILKDFKNKKYTIQRYKGLGEMNPEQLWETAMDPKTRTLKQVSIEDGIEAEEIFSILMGDAVDPRREFIREHAHEVVNIDI